In the genome of Salinispirillum sp. LH 10-3-1, one region contains:
- a CDS encoding UDP-N-acetylmuramoyl-L-alanyl-D-glutamate--2,6-diaminopimelate ligase, with protein MKTDWLTQVIQHLERTGGTAVLDSRAVNSGDVFVALPGQNVDGRDFISQVLGQESVLVLAEGEAGRQNSGTGGEHSVVWVPELSRRLGQLAEALFAVNESNLSLLGVTGTNGKTSISHFLAQCLSAEAGRCGLIGTIGAGLWPQQQTTYNTTPDVLTNHRLLAQWAEMNVPYAAMEVSSHALVQGRVDGLRFRVAMFTQLTRDHLDFHGTMENYFAAKKQLFDPARSQAAVVCIDDRWGQELLNYRRDAIRVSGKVGAVANVAPTQVERHPQGLRISWTTPWGDGVTDTQLIGDFNVANLAVVIGTLGALGLSFERMAELLAQLTPVAGRMQPVLLKNGVLALVDYAHTPDALEKALQAARHHSTGRVHCVFGCGGERDRGKRPLMAAAAAARADQLWVTSDNPRSESFLQIVSDMLPGMPRDARYEVVADRAEAILMAVRDAVPGDVILIAGKGHETYQEIQGVKHHYSDLEAVQAAEERAQ; from the coding sequence ATGAAGACCGATTGGCTGACGCAGGTAATACAGCATCTCGAACGGACGGGTGGTACTGCGGTGCTCGATAGTCGTGCTGTCAATTCTGGTGATGTCTTTGTTGCCTTGCCTGGTCAGAACGTCGATGGCCGCGACTTCATTTCTCAAGTGTTGGGGCAGGAGTCTGTCCTAGTGTTAGCTGAGGGTGAGGCTGGTCGTCAGAACTCAGGCACCGGTGGTGAGCACAGTGTTGTCTGGGTGCCCGAGTTGTCTCGGCGTCTAGGGCAGTTGGCCGAAGCCTTGTTTGCCGTTAATGAATCGAATCTGTCACTGCTGGGTGTTACCGGAACCAATGGAAAGACCTCGATAAGCCATTTCCTGGCCCAATGCCTATCGGCAGAGGCGGGTCGGTGTGGTTTGATCGGTACCATTGGCGCTGGTCTCTGGCCGCAGCAGCAAACCACCTACAACACCACGCCAGATGTGCTAACGAACCATCGCTTGCTGGCGCAATGGGCTGAAATGAATGTGCCCTATGCTGCCATGGAAGTGTCCAGTCATGCCTTGGTACAAGGCCGGGTAGACGGGCTGCGCTTCCGGGTTGCCATGTTCACGCAGTTGACTCGTGATCACCTCGATTTTCACGGCACAATGGAAAACTATTTTGCGGCGAAGAAACAGTTGTTCGACCCAGCGCGCAGTCAGGCTGCAGTGGTGTGTATCGATGATCGCTGGGGTCAGGAACTACTGAACTACCGCCGTGACGCTATTCGTGTGTCGGGAAAAGTAGGTGCCGTAGCCAATGTAGCACCGACGCAGGTTGAGCGGCACCCACAGGGTTTGCGCATCAGTTGGACTACGCCGTGGGGTGATGGTGTTACGGACACGCAGCTGATAGGCGATTTCAATGTTGCAAACCTGGCCGTGGTCATTGGCACACTGGGCGCGCTGGGCTTAAGTTTTGAGCGTATGGCTGAACTACTGGCCCAGTTAACCCCTGTTGCTGGTCGTATGCAGCCAGTGCTGTTGAAAAACGGTGTGCTGGCTTTGGTGGACTACGCCCATACTCCCGATGCGTTGGAAAAGGCCTTGCAAGCAGCTCGGCATCACTCGACGGGCCGAGTGCATTGTGTGTTTGGCTGCGGTGGTGAACGGGATCGTGGTAAGCGGCCGTTAATGGCTGCGGCTGCGGCGGCGCGTGCTGACCAGTTATGGGTAACCAGTGATAACCCACGCTCAGAAAGCTTTCTGCAGATCGTCAGCGACATGTTGCCCGGTATGCCGCGCGACGCGCGTTATGAAGTAGTTGCTGATCGTGCTGAAGCCATTCTAATGGCGGTGCGGGATGCGGTGCCGGGCGATGTTATTTTGATCGCTGGTAAAGGCCATGAGACGTATCAGGAGATCCAAGGCGTCAAACACCATTACTCGGACTTAGAGGCTGTTCAGGCAGCTGAGGAGCGTGCCCAATGA
- the murF gene encoding UDP-N-acetylmuramoyl-tripeptide--D-alanyl-D-alanine ligase — MMRPLLSTELTALYEGSAITGAVEVLDFSTDTRSLQSGDAYIALRGQHFDGHQFNSDAAARGAALLVVDHPDTLATPQWIVADTRLALGKLGAANRNMSTASVVALTGSSGKTTTKEMLAAMLGACGTTLATEGNLNNDIGVPKTLLRIAPEHEYAVLELGANHVGEIAYTTALVRPDVAVIVNAGSAHLAEFGSTELIRQAKGEILSGLSENGIAVLNLDDKGYTQWCAAAPGRVVSFSVKNPDADVVATLEQVEDERSLVHLRGPDFEHSVVLPLVGAHNVANLAAAAAVMVALALPVHIWLPAIATLRNAPGRLGQHTYKGWRLIDDTYNANPESVSAAIDVLATLPGQQILVLGELGELGDHTQTAHEQIGQYARQRIAAVWTIGDMASHSSRAFGKGGQHFTDKVALIAALHHKVAHEKTGAVLIKGSRSAGMEEVMKGLIDQLELGATH; from the coding sequence ATGATGCGCCCACTGCTCAGCACCGAACTGACCGCACTTTACGAAGGTTCTGCCATTACCGGGGCTGTGGAAGTTTTGGATTTCAGTACCGATACGCGCAGCTTGCAATCCGGTGACGCCTACATTGCGTTGCGTGGACAGCATTTTGATGGTCATCAATTCAATAGCGATGCGGCGGCGCGCGGCGCTGCTTTGTTGGTGGTCGACCACCCGGATACCTTGGCGACCCCGCAGTGGATTGTTGCTGATACACGGTTGGCGCTGGGCAAGTTAGGTGCCGCCAATCGCAATATGAGTACGGCGTCCGTGGTTGCCTTGACCGGTAGCTCCGGCAAAACCACCACGAAAGAGATGCTGGCGGCCATGTTGGGTGCCTGCGGTACCACATTGGCGACCGAAGGTAATCTGAACAACGACATTGGAGTGCCCAAAACCTTACTGCGCATTGCCCCTGAGCATGAATACGCGGTGCTCGAATTGGGAGCCAATCATGTCGGCGAAATCGCCTACACGACCGCGCTGGTGCGACCTGATGTGGCTGTTATCGTGAATGCAGGCAGTGCGCATTTGGCTGAGTTCGGATCCACTGAACTCATTCGTCAGGCAAAGGGTGAAATACTCAGCGGCCTCAGCGAAAACGGCATTGCGGTACTGAACCTTGATGATAAAGGATACACCCAGTGGTGCGCCGCAGCGCCGGGGCGTGTGGTCAGCTTCTCAGTGAAGAATCCTGATGCTGATGTAGTGGCTACGCTGGAGCAGGTTGAGGACGAGCGCAGCCTGGTCCATTTGCGTGGTCCGGATTTCGAGCACAGCGTGGTGTTGCCTTTGGTTGGGGCTCACAACGTGGCTAATTTAGCCGCGGCGGCGGCGGTGATGGTGGCTTTGGCTCTCCCGGTACATATCTGGTTGCCAGCGATTGCAACACTGCGTAACGCGCCGGGTCGATTGGGGCAGCATACCTACAAGGGCTGGCGTCTGATTGATGACACCTATAATGCGAACCCTGAGTCGGTGAGTGCGGCCATCGATGTGCTGGCTACCTTGCCCGGACAGCAGATTTTGGTACTGGGTGAGCTGGGCGAGCTCGGCGATCATACGCAAACGGCGCACGAGCAAATTGGGCAGTACGCTCGCCAGCGCATTGCCGCCGTGTGGACCATTGGCGACATGGCGAGCCACAGCAGTCGTGCGTTTGGTAAGGGCGGGCAACATTTCACTGACAAGGTGGCACTCATTGCGGCCTTGCACCACAAGGTCGCGCACGAGAAAACGGGCGCGGTATTAATCAAAGGCTCTCGATCAGCCGGAATGGAAGAAGTTATGAAAGGCCTAATCGACCAGCTTGAACTAGGAGCAACCCACTAA
- the mraY gene encoding phospho-N-acetylmuramoyl-pentapeptide-transferase yields MLLWLSIWLSEFFTPFGVVQYITMRAILGVLTALGLSLLIGPTMIRMLRRHQVGQAIRVDGPQTHLSKEGTPTMGGALILFSVLLSALLWSDLSSHYVWIVVGVTFAFGVVGLVDDYRKVVQRNSKGLPARWKYFWQSVAGLIAAVALYAFAQTPVETSLIVPFFKDIAIPLGFGFIVLTYFVIVGTSNAVNLTDGLDGLAIVPTILVGGALGVFAYVSGHFQFANYLGIPFVAGAGELVVFCGALVGAGLGFLWFNTYPAQVFMGDVGALALGAALGVIAVIVRQEIVLFIMGGLFVAETLSVIVQVASYKLTGRRVFRMAPLHHHYELKGWPEPRVIVRFWIITVILVLIGLSTLKLR; encoded by the coding sequence ATGTTACTGTGGCTCTCTATCTGGCTCAGCGAATTTTTCACGCCCTTTGGCGTGGTGCAGTACATCACGATGCGCGCGATTTTGGGCGTGTTGACAGCGCTTGGTTTGTCTCTGCTGATTGGCCCCACCATGATTCGCATGTTGCGTCGGCATCAAGTGGGGCAAGCGATACGGGTCGACGGTCCCCAAACCCACTTGAGCAAAGAAGGCACGCCCACCATGGGCGGCGCACTGATTCTGTTCTCGGTGTTGCTCAGCGCCTTGTTGTGGTCGGATTTGTCGAGCCACTATGTTTGGATCGTTGTAGGGGTGACCTTTGCGTTTGGGGTGGTTGGTCTGGTGGATGACTACCGCAAAGTGGTGCAGCGCAACTCGAAAGGCTTGCCGGCACGCTGGAAGTATTTTTGGCAATCGGTGGCGGGGTTGATTGCTGCGGTAGCGTTGTATGCCTTCGCGCAAACACCGGTGGAAACCTCTTTGATCGTGCCTTTCTTTAAGGATATCGCCATTCCATTAGGGTTTGGTTTTATTGTCCTGACGTATTTTGTGATCGTGGGTACCAGCAACGCGGTGAACCTAACGGACGGCTTAGACGGCCTGGCCATTGTGCCTACTATCCTGGTTGGCGGAGCCTTGGGTGTCTTTGCATACGTCAGTGGTCACTTTCAATTCGCCAACTACCTTGGCATACCCTTTGTTGCGGGTGCTGGCGAATTGGTGGTGTTCTGCGGTGCATTGGTTGGTGCTGGTTTGGGCTTTCTATGGTTCAACACCTATCCGGCGCAAGTGTTTATGGGCGATGTGGGTGCGTTGGCATTGGGCGCTGCCCTAGGGGTGATCGCTGTGATCGTGCGGCAAGAAATAGTGCTGTTCATTATGGGCGGACTGTTCGTTGCCGAAACACTGTCGGTCATTGTTCAGGTTGCCAGCTATAAGCTGACCGGTCGCCGGGTATTCCGCATGGCGCCCTTGCATCATCATTACGAATTAAAAGGCTGGCCAGAGCCGCGCGTGATTGTCCGGTTTTGGATCATCACCGTCATTCTGGTGCTCATTGGCCTGTCTACACTGAAATTGAGATGA
- the murD gene encoding UDP-N-acetylmuramoyl-L-alanine--D-glutamate ligase, translating into MTQLIGTDKQRVVIGLGKTGYSMATWLAAQGVPFRVMDTRADAPYAAQFAAEQPQVELCLGQWATDWLNSADEVYVSPGVALAEPALVSAIAKGAQVVSDVALYARNTQAPIIAVTGSNGKSTVVTLLGAVAERLGLNAAVAGNIGKPVLDLMDESHELAILELSSFQLEMVEHLNARVAMVLNISPDHMDRYEDLAAYRLAKHRIFNGCDSLVVNADDVLTQPLMSSARPYMAYSLKRKDIGMLSADVDAAGIHVFDGLQEVIHWPTLRLKGRHNLQNILAVLAVAKLMSWPMASVAEAIAAFTGLPHRCEWVAEQHGVTFVNDSKGTNVGATVAALEGLAPECTGRLHLLLGGDSKSADFSPLAAVCQKLAVAVYTYGRDGASIADACEKAGVAAMRAETMQDALAQARGHAVAGDWVLLSPACASFDQFANFEARGAAFVQTVLGGAA; encoded by the coding sequence ATGACACAACTGATTGGTACAGACAAGCAGCGAGTCGTTATTGGGTTGGGTAAAACCGGCTACAGTATGGCGACTTGGCTGGCTGCGCAGGGCGTACCGTTTCGAGTGATGGATACTCGAGCGGATGCACCTTACGCCGCGCAATTTGCGGCAGAACAGCCGCAGGTTGAGCTGTGTCTGGGTCAGTGGGCAACAGACTGGCTGAACAGTGCCGACGAGGTTTACGTGAGCCCAGGTGTTGCTTTAGCAGAGCCGGCGTTGGTCTCGGCCATCGCGAAGGGTGCCCAGGTGGTCAGTGACGTCGCGCTTTACGCCCGCAATACCCAAGCACCCATCATCGCGGTGACAGGGTCAAATGGTAAAAGTACGGTGGTCACCTTATTGGGTGCCGTAGCCGAGCGTCTGGGGCTGAACGCGGCAGTGGCAGGCAACATCGGTAAGCCAGTCTTGGATCTTATGGACGAGTCGCATGAATTGGCCATTCTTGAGTTGTCGAGCTTTCAGCTGGAAATGGTCGAGCATTTAAACGCGCGTGTGGCCATGGTGTTAAACATCAGTCCTGATCATATGGATCGTTACGAGGATCTGGCAGCTTACCGGCTCGCTAAACATCGTATCTTCAATGGCTGCGATAGCTTGGTCGTGAATGCCGATGACGTGTTGACCCAACCCTTGATGTCGAGTGCCCGGCCTTACATGGCGTATTCGTTGAAACGCAAGGATATTGGCATGTTGAGCGCTGACGTTGACGCTGCGGGTATTCATGTGTTCGACGGCTTGCAGGAAGTGATTCACTGGCCGACGTTGCGTTTAAAAGGGCGACACAATCTACAGAATATTTTGGCGGTGCTGGCGGTGGCAAAGCTAATGTCATGGCCAATGGCCTCGGTTGCCGAAGCCATTGCTGCCTTTACTGGATTACCGCACCGCTGCGAGTGGGTCGCCGAGCAGCATGGCGTAACCTTCGTGAATGACTCAAAGGGCACCAATGTCGGCGCAACCGTGGCCGCCCTGGAGGGCTTAGCGCCTGAATGCACAGGGCGGCTGCACCTGCTGTTAGGCGGCGATAGCAAGTCCGCTGATTTTTCGCCCTTAGCCGCTGTATGTCAGAAGCTTGCGGTTGCTGTTTATACCTATGGGCGTGACGGAGCCTCGATTGCCGATGCGTGTGAAAAAGCCGGTGTCGCTGCAATGCGGGCCGAGACGATGCAAGACGCTTTAGCACAAGCACGTGGTCATGCGGTAGCCGGTGACTGGGTGTTGTTGTCACCAGCGTGTGCAAGTTTTGACCAGTTCGCAAATTTTGAAGCGCGTGGTGCTGCTTTTGTACAAACCGTGCTGGGAGGTGCTGCATGA
- the ftsW gene encoding putative lipid II flippase FtsW, protein MTTASLYETWREDRWLDWSNVDRTLVVLGVSLALFGWLMITSASMDFAEQNLGNPFALMQRHGVYLALACIAFAITVHVPMALWYRLGAPILLLGFVLLVLVLVPGIGREVNGSWRWINLGFIQFQPSELAKLAMILYVAGYLVRRQDEVRTSWRGFLKPLLVVAVITILLLAEPDFGAVIVIMATIMGMMFLGGVRAGQFFVTIAVAILSAGIMAITQTYRVARLMSFMNPWAEENVFGSGYQLTQSLIAFGRGELFGVGLGNSLQKLFYLPEAHTDFIVAIIAEELGLFGILVLLAALAWLVSQIIIVGWRADRAGQSFGAYICFGIAIVFALQIFINVGVSSGLLPTKGLTLPLVSYGGTSLLVSFTMLGLVARVSAETSANAAAQQGGAHEQA, encoded by the coding sequence ATGACGACAGCATCACTCTACGAAACCTGGCGCGAAGATCGGTGGCTCGACTGGTCTAATGTTGATCGGACGTTGGTGGTACTTGGTGTTTCCCTGGCCTTGTTTGGCTGGTTGATGATTACGTCGGCTTCGATGGATTTTGCTGAGCAGAATCTGGGTAATCCTTTTGCGCTTATGCAGCGTCACGGCGTTTATCTGGCACTTGCTTGCATTGCCTTTGCTATTACCGTGCATGTGCCCATGGCCTTGTGGTATCGCTTGGGCGCACCCATTTTATTGCTTGGCTTTGTGTTGCTGGTATTGGTGCTGGTGCCAGGTATTGGACGGGAAGTTAACGGCAGTTGGCGCTGGATCAATTTAGGCTTTATTCAGTTTCAGCCCAGCGAATTGGCCAAATTGGCGATGATTCTCTACGTTGCAGGCTATTTAGTGCGTCGGCAAGACGAAGTTCGGACTAGCTGGCGCGGCTTTCTTAAGCCGCTTCTTGTAGTGGCGGTGATCACTATTTTGCTCTTGGCTGAACCGGACTTCGGTGCCGTGATCGTCATCATGGCGACCATCATGGGCATGATGTTTTTAGGTGGTGTGCGTGCTGGACAGTTTTTCGTCACCATTGCAGTAGCGATTTTGTCGGCTGGCATTATGGCGATCACACAGACCTACCGTGTCGCACGACTGATGTCATTTATGAACCCATGGGCGGAAGAAAATGTTTTTGGGTCAGGCTATCAGCTGACCCAGTCTTTGATTGCATTTGGCCGCGGCGAGCTTTTCGGCGTAGGGCTCGGCAATAGCTTGCAAAAGCTCTTCTACCTACCGGAAGCCCACACCGACTTCATCGTCGCCATTATTGCGGAAGAACTCGGTTTGTTTGGCATTTTGGTGTTATTGGCTGCGTTAGCGTGGTTGGTATCTCAGATTATTATCGTTGGCTGGCGAGCGGATCGGGCTGGGCAATCGTTCGGTGCTTATATCTGTTTCGGTATAGCGATTGTGTTTGCCCTACAGATATTTATTAACGTAGGTGTGAGTTCAGGACTCCTGCCGACCAAAGGACTGACGTTGCCTTTGGTGAGTTACGGTGGGACCAGTCTGTTGGTCAGTTTCACCATGCTTGGCCTTGTAGCGCGGGTATCCGCTGAAACTTCAGCGAACGCTGCTGCCCAGCAGGGAGGTGCTCATGAGCAAGCCTAG
- the murG gene encoding undecaprenyldiphospho-muramoylpentapeptide beta-N-acetylglucosaminyltransferase, which produces MSKPRVLIMAGGTGGHVFPGLAVADRMRDLGYEINWLGTGRGIENDLVPAAGYPLHQLTVTGVRGSSAVARLLAPFRIAQSVWQAMRTLRHFKPDVVLGFGGYASGPGGVAARLLRIPLVIHEQNAVAGTTNKLLSRIANSVLCGFPNAFGPAVQCTVVGNPVRASLGEIDSPTARGLAMQTPFRLLILGGSQGAQAINEMVPEALSLLSPSERPQVRHQCGKANLVATQAAYARAAVNANIEPFITDMAEALTQADLVIARAGALTVAEIAAVGVSSVLIPFPHAIDDHQTSNARALVDLGAATLMPQSGLTAEALAATLREQLQTESLLSRATASRAAGKPDATEQVVRELQHWMGEKV; this is translated from the coding sequence ATGAGCAAGCCTAGAGTATTGATCATGGCTGGTGGCACTGGCGGGCATGTTTTCCCTGGGCTGGCGGTAGCAGACCGCATGCGCGATCTAGGTTATGAGATCAATTGGCTAGGTACTGGGCGCGGTATCGAAAACGACCTAGTGCCCGCGGCAGGCTATCCCTTGCACCAGTTGACCGTGACCGGCGTGCGCGGCAGCAGTGCTGTGGCTCGACTGCTGGCACCGTTTCGAATTGCACAATCCGTATGGCAAGCGATGCGCACGCTGCGGCATTTCAAGCCCGATGTGGTGCTCGGCTTTGGGGGCTATGCATCAGGCCCTGGCGGTGTTGCGGCTCGCCTGCTGCGTATTCCCTTAGTGATTCACGAACAGAATGCTGTGGCGGGAACGACCAACAAGCTGTTGTCACGCATTGCCAATTCTGTGTTGTGTGGTTTCCCGAATGCTTTTGGGCCCGCAGTGCAATGTACGGTGGTGGGTAATCCGGTGCGTGCCAGTTTGGGCGAGATAGACTCACCGACAGCGCGCGGGCTTGCCATGCAGACGCCGTTTCGCCTGTTGATTTTGGGTGGCAGCCAAGGTGCCCAAGCGATCAACGAGATGGTACCGGAAGCTTTGAGTTTGTTGTCGCCAAGCGAGCGACCACAGGTACGACACCAATGCGGTAAGGCTAATTTGGTCGCGACCCAAGCGGCGTACGCGCGGGCCGCGGTCAATGCCAACATAGAACCTTTTATTACCGATATGGCAGAGGCGTTAACGCAGGCTGACTTGGTCATCGCAAGAGCGGGTGCTTTAACTGTTGCCGAGATTGCCGCCGTGGGTGTGAGCAGTGTCTTAATTCCGTTTCCGCACGCGATTGATGACCATCAGACCAGCAACGCGCGCGCCCTGGTTGACCTTGGTGCGGCTACCCTGATGCCGCAGAGCGGATTAACCGCAGAGGCCCTGGCAGCGACCCTGCGCGAGCAATTGCAAACAGAATCTTTATTGAGCCGCGCCACAGCGTCACGAGCGGCCGGCAAACCCGACGCAACTGAACAGGTTGTGCGTGAGTTACAGCATTGGATGGGAGAGAAGGTATGA
- the murC gene encoding UDP-N-acetylmuramate--L-alanine ligase: MTFKKANITVFDVPEMRRIRRVHFVGIGGVGMCGIAEVLLNQGYAVSGSDIRASATTKRLEQLGMDITIGHQAENVTQADVVVTSTAVKKDNPEVVAATELRIPMVPRAEMLAELMRYRHGIAVAGTHGKTTTTSLAASVLAEGGLDPTFVIGGRLNSAGTNARLGTSRYLVAEADESDASFLHLQPMVAVVTNIDADHMDTYGGDFEKVKDTFVSFLHNLPFYGLAILCVDDEYVREILPRVGRPTVTYGVAEDADYRVTDIKPEAYSTAFTVHRPGGLPPLAVRVKMPGQHNVLNAAATVAMATEEGVDDVSIVKALEQFAGVGRRFQVRGEFKNAKGQMMLVDDYGHHPRELEVTIEAARRGWPERRLVLVFQPHRFTRTRDLYEDFVRVLSKVDVLVLLDVYGAGEDPINGADGRSLARSIRQRGQVEPVFVENISDVVGLLPNLLEDGDLVIAQGAGDIGGLAIELQNRELGFKA; encoded by the coding sequence ATGACCTTCAAAAAAGCAAATATCACTGTGTTTGATGTACCGGAAATGCGCCGTATTCGCCGCGTGCACTTTGTCGGGATCGGTGGCGTGGGTATGTGTGGTATTGCCGAAGTATTGCTGAACCAGGGCTATGCTGTTTCTGGTTCAGATATACGCGCAAGTGCAACGACAAAGCGTTTAGAGCAACTGGGGATGGACATCACCATTGGTCACCAAGCCGAAAATGTCACCCAAGCCGATGTTGTAGTGACCTCCACGGCGGTGAAGAAAGACAACCCTGAAGTGGTGGCCGCGACTGAGTTACGTATCCCCATGGTTCCGCGTGCTGAGATGCTCGCTGAGCTGATGCGGTATCGCCACGGTATTGCGGTTGCCGGTACACACGGTAAAACCACGACGACCAGCTTAGCCGCGTCGGTATTAGCCGAGGGCGGACTGGACCCTACCTTTGTCATCGGTGGACGTCTTAACAGCGCTGGCACCAATGCACGGCTCGGTACCTCACGCTACCTCGTAGCTGAGGCGGATGAAAGTGATGCGTCGTTTCTGCACTTGCAGCCGATGGTGGCCGTGGTAACCAACATTGATGCCGACCATATGGATACCTATGGTGGTGATTTCGAGAAAGTGAAAGACACGTTCGTGTCCTTTCTGCACAACTTACCGTTCTACGGTTTAGCCATACTGTGTGTGGACGACGAATACGTGCGAGAAATCCTACCGCGCGTGGGTCGCCCAACGGTGACCTACGGCGTCGCAGAAGACGCGGATTATCGAGTGACTGACATCAAGCCTGAAGCCTACAGCACAGCCTTCACCGTGCATCGCCCGGGCGGACTGCCGCCACTTGCGGTGCGGGTCAAAATGCCCGGCCAGCACAATGTGTTGAACGCGGCCGCTACCGTGGCAATGGCGACGGAAGAAGGCGTGGATGATGTGTCCATCGTCAAGGCATTGGAGCAATTTGCCGGTGTGGGACGACGTTTCCAGGTTCGTGGCGAATTTAAAAATGCGAAAGGCCAGATGATGTTGGTGGATGACTACGGTCATCACCCACGTGAGCTGGAAGTAACCATCGAAGCCGCGCGGCGCGGTTGGCCGGAACGGCGCTTGGTGTTGGTGTTTCAGCCGCACCGTTTTACGCGGACGCGCGACCTGTATGAAGACTTTGTGCGCGTATTGTCCAAAGTGGATGTGTTGGTGTTGCTCGACGTGTACGGCGCGGGAGAAGACCCGATCAACGGTGCCGACGGGCGATCATTGGCGCGCAGCATTCGCCAGCGTGGACAGGTTGAACCGGTGTTTGTTGAGAACATCAGTGATGTGGTCGGCCTGTTACCGAATTTGTTGGAAGATGGCGACCTGGTGATTGCGCAAGGGGCCGGAGACATAGGCGGGTTAGCCATCGAACTACAGAATAGAGAACTGGGTTTTAAAGCATGA
- a CDS encoding D-alanine--D-alanine ligase translates to MTKVNTQGHQAGKVAVLFGGKSAERAVSLQSGQAVIDALRSSGADVLAIDTAEPFFDLLTSENVSQVFIALHGRGGEDGSIQGFLDTLGIPYTGSGVAASALAMNKVMTKQIWQGHGLPTARYELLDEDSHWADVLQQLGGKVVIKPVLEGSSIGITIADSPEQVKAGFTLARQFDRVVMAEQFIDGPEYTMSILDTADGLQALPVIRMKSAGQFYDYDAKYERDDTHYYLPSGLSDADEQAIQDLALQAFRVLGCANWGRIDAMRDADGSWYLLEANTVPGLTSHSLVPMAAKAAGLDFPALVHTILARHGG, encoded by the coding sequence ATGACAAAGGTGAACACGCAAGGTCATCAAGCAGGCAAGGTCGCGGTGTTGTTCGGTGGCAAGTCGGCTGAGCGCGCGGTATCGCTGCAAAGTGGTCAGGCCGTTATTGATGCTCTGCGAAGCAGCGGTGCGGACGTGCTAGCGATTGATACGGCAGAGCCTTTTTTCGACTTGCTGACATCGGAGAATGTTTCTCAGGTGTTCATCGCCTTGCATGGTCGTGGCGGTGAAGACGGGAGTATCCAAGGTTTTCTGGATACCCTGGGCATACCCTACACCGGCAGTGGCGTTGCGGCCTCTGCGCTGGCCATGAACAAGGTCATGACCAAGCAAATCTGGCAAGGACACGGGTTGCCAACAGCGCGCTATGAGCTGCTGGACGAAGACAGCCATTGGGCCGATGTATTGCAGCAACTGGGTGGCAAGGTGGTGATCAAGCCAGTGCTCGAAGGGTCCAGTATTGGCATCACCATCGCTGACAGCCCTGAACAAGTGAAGGCCGGGTTTACGCTGGCTCGGCAGTTTGATCGGGTGGTCATGGCTGAGCAATTTATCGATGGCCCGGAATACACCATGAGCATTCTGGACACTGCGGACGGTTTACAGGCCTTGCCGGTTATTCGCATGAAGTCGGCCGGTCAGTTCTACGACTACGATGCAAAGTATGAGCGTGACGATACTCATTACTATTTGCCATCCGGCCTGTCGGATGCAGATGAACAGGCGATTCAAGATTTAGCACTGCAAGCTTTTCGAGTGCTGGGTTGCGCCAATTGGGGACGAATCGATGCCATGCGCGATGCCGACGGCAGTTGGTATCTGTTAGAAGCCAATACAGTGCCTGGGTTAACCAGTCACAGTTTGGTACCCATGGCGGCTAAGGCAGCGGGTCTGGACTTCCCCGCCTTAGTGCACACCATTTTGGCAAGGCACGGAGGCTGA
- a CDS encoding cell division protein FtsQ/DivIB, which produces MTRRGATRRREWPRLEVSLPTVSVQVWQRLVLGLCVIAGVALVGLSVRGLTPEQVRWTLDTELLFQSEDEVMAVVEQYADVSYWKLSLPEVEQSLAALPWIEQATLVRQWPDRVVVRVSEQTPLAYWNDSAFINSRGQVFGPSDLVFELPKLSGPDGRATDVMTHYLQFSQMFSAMGYRIDALDLAPRGAWTVQLDNGVEVRLGQKNILQRARRVARVLGETNDRAQTGNIAVMDARYQFGVAVEWKAETRAGESA; this is translated from the coding sequence GTGACACGACGCGGTGCGACACGGCGGCGGGAATGGCCTCGCCTGGAAGTATCTTTGCCCACCGTCTCGGTGCAAGTTTGGCAGCGCTTGGTGTTAGGGCTGTGTGTGATAGCAGGGGTGGCGTTGGTAGGGCTGTCGGTACGTGGTTTAACGCCGGAGCAGGTACGCTGGACGCTGGATACAGAGCTGCTGTTCCAAAGTGAAGATGAAGTCATGGCCGTGGTAGAGCAGTACGCCGACGTCAGCTACTGGAAGCTGTCGTTGCCCGAGGTAGAGCAGTCGTTGGCAGCCTTGCCTTGGATCGAGCAGGCTACTTTGGTGCGTCAATGGCCAGACCGAGTGGTGGTTCGAGTCAGCGAACAGACGCCATTGGCGTATTGGAACGACAGTGCCTTTATTAACAGTCGCGGGCAGGTTTTTGGTCCCAGTGATCTGGTGTTTGAGCTGCCGAAGTTGTCCGGGCCGGACGGTCGGGCGACCGATGTGATGACGCATTACTTGCAGTTCAGCCAGATGTTCAGTGCCATGGGGTATCGAATTGATGCCTTGGATCTGGCCCCACGAGGTGCATGGACTGTGCAGTTGGACAACGGTGTTGAAGTGCGCCTTGGGCAGAAGAATATTTTACAACGGGCGCGTCGTGTGGCGCGTGTGTTGGGAGAGACAAACGACCGGGCACAGACCGGAAACATCGCCGTCATGGACGCGCGCTATCAATTTGGTGTAGCAGTGGAATGGAAAGCAGAGACAAGAGCGGGAGAGTCAGCATGA